The genomic interval TCAACAAAATATAATGATTCATACATTGTACAATGTCAAGAATGTGGACTGAAATACAAAATTAAAAGTAGTGACAGCATACTTGATTATGAATGCGACAGTTGTGGTGGATCTTTAAGATATTTAGATGATGAGATGAATAAAGAATTAGATTCATACCTTGAAGAGAGACATGCAGAGCTTCAAAACATTAGAAAAGAATCAAAACCTAAAGAACCAACATCTGAAGAAATAAACACAGAAGATAACACTCCCTCAATAAAATCGATTACTGATAAACTTGAAAATTTCTTTTCAGAAGAGCATATGTTGCAAATAGCAGATATTGAGAAAAAAGAAGAGGAAGAAATACAAGAACAGGTAATCTCAAAAACAGCAAGAACTACCATACCACAATCCGTTTTATCAAGATTTGGAAAAGAGTTTGCAACTCCCAAAACTGAAGATTATGACATCCTAAAAAATTTCCTTAAAACAGAATTTTTCAAAGGAATGGATGAATACTATCCAAAAGATAATAAACTAAAATCAAACAAAAGTTTTCTTGATAAAATTAGCTTAAAAGAACCTGATAACGGTGAATCAAAACCTGTCAAAAGTTCAATTATAAATAATAACTCAAAATTTAACCTTGAAAATTTTAATGTTGAAAACATAGAAAGTAACAATACAATCATAATAATAGGTGTAGTTATTTTTATTTTAAGCATAATTGAAGTTTTAACTATAAATAGTGGTATAGGAATTATTGCGTTATTTATTGGAGTAATTATTTTATGTTATGGAATTTATAAAACTAGAGATGTAAAACAAGATGAAGAAAGAACAAGAATAATCAGAGAACACTTGTTAAGTCTTCCAGAAGAGTTTTATGTATTCTACAATGTTAAAATCCCAACTTCCACTTCAGGCATTAATCATGTTGTTGTAGGTCCAACTGGAATTTATGCATTACTTTCACAAAAATATAATCCAAAACTTAGATTGGAATCAGAAAACGAAAATCTAAATTTAATTGGAAGCAGTGAATCTGAAGAAAATAAACTTGAAGAATTTTCAAGTTATGGGAATATGAGAAAATTTAGATACACTACAAAACAAGCAAAATTTTCACAAGATAACAAAGTTAAACAGAAAGCATTGAGTTTAGGTGAAGATTTAATAAACTTCCTCAATGAAAATAACATTAAAAATTGCTTTGTTGAACCATTAGTTGGATTCATAAACAATGAGGTCGTTGTTATAAATATGCCTTTAACTGATGAAGATTTATTTATTGAAGAATTATTAAATAAAATCCAAAATACTACCATTAAATTAGATTCTGAAACAATCGACAAATGTGCTGTTTTAATTAACAAATATTCTGCAGACTGTTCCTCAGAATTTTAATTTCTTTTTTTATTTATGATAACATATCATATTCTATTAAAGAACCTTTAGAAATATCCCTATTAGCATTTTTACCAATAATATCATCTACTTTTGATGGAGAAATACCCACTCCCGGCCTTTTAAAATCAATATTTGAATTATCAATTATTTCACCAGATTTAATATCCCTTTTTGCAACAATAGATTTTCTAACATTCCTTTTTGAAAAAGACTCACAAATTAAAGGTTGTTTATTTTTATAACCATTAATCTTAGACAATACATTAGCACTTAATCTAACAATACGTGCATCTTCTTCATCCATAGCGAATTCGTGTCCTTCAAATGACTTATCCAATGTGAAATATTTTTCCAGCACAACAGCACCATACTGGTATGCAGTTGTTAAGATAAACATAAAATTATCAGAAACTGTATAATCCGAGTAACCAACATCATAATCCTTGAATTGTTCTGAAAGATCTTTTATCATTAAAAGATTAGCATCTTCTAGTTTTGTAGGATATGATAAAACAGAATGCATTATAATAATTTTAAAATTAGAATTATCTTCTATACATTTAACAGCAGATTTAATCTCCCTTAAATTAGAAGCTGCAGTTGACAATAATATAGGTTTGTGTTTATTTGAAATATAATCAATAAGTGGAAGATTAGTTAAATCAGAAGAAGAGATTTTATAAACATCAACTACATCATTTAACTTATCCACAATTTCAATATTTGCAGGAGTTATAATAAAAACCAAACCTAATTTCTTACAATACTCCGCCAGCTCTTTATACTCATCAAAACTTAATTGATCAGTTTGATTTGAATCTTCTTCATATTTACAATGCAAATATTCAGAATCTCCAACATGGAAATTAACTCCATTAATTCCACATTCACTACATTTTTCAATTAAAAGTTTTGCAACTCGAAAATAAGATAACTCCTCTTTTTTAGCCAGATCATAGTAATTAAAACTAATTTCACCAATTAAAAAAGGATATTTATTAAATAGTTTCATAACATACCTCATTTATTCATTGCAAACTTCCTATACTCTTCTGTTACAACAGCACAAATATTTTCATAACCATGTTGCAAATCAATAGATTTCATTTTATTATGCATGTTCAACCTAAGATCATGATTATTAACTAATTCCAAGAATTGATTAACAAATTCCTGTTTTGTTAATGATTCAACATCACCAAGATTTAAAATTCCATTAGCACTATTTGCAAAAACATGAGAAGTTTCTAAATCATTTTGATAAACACAAATTGTAGGAACACCTAATGCGCAAGCATCATACATGATTTTACTTGCAGAAGTAACTAATATATCTGCTTTAAACATAAAATCGCTGACATTTGGAACATTTTGATAAATTTGAACTAAAGGATTGGATTCATAGTTAGATATAAACTGTTCAATATTCTCATATCCCCTACCTACTATAATATTTATTTTCATTTCATATGTAGTGGATAAAATTGCTTCTAAAAACTTTTCAGACAAATGTTTAGGATCATTGCCATCAACCATAATCAAAATATTATCTACATCCTGAGTAATTACTTTATGAGGCTGGAAATAAAATTCATCTTTAAGAATATGGAATTTTTGACCAGTATAAACATTTGTATCACTCAAATCATGCTCATATAATGAATCAAATACAACATCAGCCAAATTTGACCCAACACCTAAATCATCAAAATTAGCAACAAAATACCCTCTTTCTTTTAAATCAGACATATACTCCTCCGTAGTGTCTGATACATCATTAATTATGATCTGAGGGGCAAATTCCTCCAATATATTATAAATTGCATCATGACCATTATAAATTTTAAAATTAAAGCCAAATTTTTCAACTAAATTTTGTCCTAATTTATGTTTTTCATCTAAAATAAATAGAAATTCATGAGAAACAAGTTTTGATGCAAATGCTAAACAATTGTCAATTCTTCTAGTTCCTATTTCATTATTGGCGTTTACAACAATTCCTATTCTTTTCCTCTGAAGAATTGTTTCAACAATCCACCAGTCTTTAAAATCATCAACTGTAATGGCTTCCTCATCAGATAATTCAATAACATCAATATTTTCCCCAATACAAGAAATTTCGTTGATAAAACCTCTACGAGTAGCTATGATTGCACCAGTTTCTCTAAAAGAACTGGGTAAATCTTTTCTATTACATCTTTCAATATACTTGGGAAAATATATTTTATTATCATCATCATAACCCCAAAACAACTGTTTATCTTCTACAACAGAAATTACACTTTCAAGAGAAAAATCATCAAAATTTTCAATAGCATTATCTAAAGTCTGTGTTTTAAGTAAAGGGGATGTAGGCAACATTGTAATTACAATATCATATTCATCAAATGCAGATTTTTCTTTTTGAACCATAGCATTAAACACAACAGCATCCAAAGGAATATCCTCTCCGGATAATTCTTTTGAACGTCTAATAACACTTACACCAAATTTTTCAGAAATTGATGCAATTTCAGAATCATCAGTAGTTACAACAACATCATCAACATATTGAGATGATTTAGCAATGTTTATTGCATAATAAATCAACGGTTTATTATTCAATAAACGAACATATTTGCGAGGAATCCCTTTTGAAACCCCTTTAGCTGGAATAACTACTAAAATTTTATTATTATTGAACATGTTCATCCTTATATCCATAAATTTAATTAATACAATAATAAATATACTAATAATATATTATTAAATCTTTGGTGTTAATATGAATATGAAAAGTATGTCAGATAAATTATTAAAAAAAATAAATGAATTATCCACACCTGTTAAAATAATGCACGTTTGTGGTTCCCATGAACATACAATAATGGAGAATGGAATTAGAAGTTTACTTCCAGATGAAATAGAAATCATTGCAGGACCCGGATGTCCTGTTTGTGTAGTTCCCTCTCGTGAAATTGATGAAGCTTTAGAATTAATTGATAGAGGAGTTACAATTACAACCTTCGGAGATATGTTAAGAGTTCCGGGTTCTGAAAGATCACTTGCAGATGCGAAAGCTGAAGGAGGAGATGTTAGAGTAGTTTATGGAATAAATAGAGCTATTGAAATATCTGAAAAAGAAGATAATGATGTTGCATTCATATCTGCAGGTTTTGAAACAACTGCACCAACCACTGCTGCCGAACTATTAGCAACACCTCCTGAAAATTTCTCAGTACTATCATGTCACAGATTAATACCACCAGCTATTGATTTTTTAATTAATTCTGGAGAGACAAGTCTAAATGCATTAATTGAACCTGGGCATGTTTGTACAATTATTGGAACTAGACCGTTTGAATATTTCTCAAAAGAGTTTGGAATTCCTCAAGCTGTAGCGGGTTTTAATCCATTAGACATATTAATGTCTGTATATATGATTTTAAGACAAATTCATAATGAAACACCAAAAATAGAAAATGAATACACAAGAGCAGTTAGAGAAGAAGGAAATACGATTGCGCAAGAAAAAATGAATCAGGTATTTGAAGTGACCTCCAGGGAATGGAGAGGATTTCCAAAAATACCAAATTCCATCTTAGAAATTAAAGATGAATTCAGTGAATATAATGCTCGTGAAAAATACGATATTGAAGTTAAAGATGTTAATGAAGCACCTAAAGGATGTATTTGCGGACCTATTTTAAGAGGACTTGCAAGACCAGAAGACTGTAAGCTATTTAGAAAAACATGCAATCCATTACATCCAATCGGAGCTTGTATGGTAAGTAAAGAAGGAACATGCAACATCGCCCACAGATACTCAAGATGATAATATGACAATTGAAGCAATTGCAGTTGATATTGATGGAACTATAACTGATGAAAAAAGACAAATCTGTATTTCTGCTATTGAAGCATTAAGAAAAGCAGAATCAAAAGGAATACCAACCATTATTGTAACAGGCAATGTTGTTAACTATGCTTATGCTACAGAAGTCCTTATTGGGTGTAGCGGCGGACTTGTAGCAGAAAATGGTGGTGTTGTCTTTAAAGAAGGTGAAAACAATAATGCTGTTGAAACATTAGTTGAAAGAGCTTTCGTGACATCTGCTGAAGAGCACTTAAAAGATAAATTAGGCGACAAATTTGATAAACATGCATCCCACGACAATATGTACAGATTAACCGAAACTGTATTCTATAAAACATTAGATATAAAAGAATTAGAAGATGCATTAAAAGATTTTAAATACTTAGACGAACTTGAAATTTATGATAGTGGTTTTGCACTACACATTACCGACAAACGTGTGAATAAAGGAACTTCACTAAAATATTTATGTGAAAGAAATGGAATAAATATGGAAAATGTTATGGCTATTGGAGATAGTCAAAATGATGAAGATTTCTTAAAACAAGCAGGATACAAAATAGCTGTGGCAAATGCTGAAGACAAATTAAAAGATATTAGTACATACACTTGTGAGAATATGTTCGGCGATGGTGTAGCAGAAGCTATTGAAAAATTTGTATTATAGTGATAAAATGATATACGAAATAGCACAAGAAGCAAAAAAAGCAATAGAAAATAATTGTGATGCCTATGAAATATACATTGATGAATCAAAATCCATCCAACTTGACTCCCGAAAAGAGGAATTAAATTTTGCAAAAGAAGAAATTGACCGTGGAGTAGGCATTAGAGTAATTAAAGACAATAAAATAGGTTTTGCATTCACTTCAAACATGGATAAAATTGCTGAAACAGCAAAACATTCAATTGAAAACACTAAATTAAATAAAACTGATGAAAATTATGCATTTGCTGAAGTCGAAGAAATCCCAAGTGTTAAAAAAGTATATGATAAAAAATTTAATGAATTAGATCTTGATGAATCCATTGAATTTTTAAAAAACACAATAGATACAACAATTGACCAAGGATGTGACATAACTGGTTCTGGATTTTCAGCAAGTGAAGGAAAATCCCTTATTTTAAACTCGAATGGGGTTTCCATTGAAGATGAAGGTACCGGATTTAGTATTGGATTATCTGTAAATATACAAAAAGATGGAAAAATTGCAACAGCGTATAACTCACAATCTTCAAGATTCTTTGATTTGGATGGTGAAAAATTAGCTATCGAAGTGTGCAATCTTGCTAAAAGTTCTCTTGATACAAAACCAATTGAAACAAATAATTATGATGTTGTTCTTGATTATTATGCTGCAACCGGTCTTCTGCAAACATTTATGAATGCATTCAATGGTGAAAATGTTATGAGAGGAAGATCTATCTTAAAAGATAAAATAAATTTCCAAATAGCTAATCCTAATTTAAGCATAATTGACAATCCTCTTTTAGAAAAAGGAATGTATACTTCAAAATGTGATGGGGAAGGCATTGTAAGTCAAAAAACTGATTTGATAAAAGATGGAATTCTAAATTCATTTATTTATGATATTTATACTGCAAACAAATCAGGCGTTAAAACAACATCTAATGGTCTTAGAGGGTCTTATTTAACAACACCTATGATTTCCCCCACAAACCTTGAGTTTAAATTTAGTGATATGAAAGATTTATCAGAAATTAAAAATGGTGTTTTAACAACTAGTGTTTTAGGAGCCCATACTGCAAATCCAATTTCAGGAGATTTTTCAGTTGAAGCAAGTAATGCATTTAAAATAGAAAATGGTGAATTAAGCGAGCCTATTAATAAAGCAATGATTTCAGGAAATATATTTGAAATTATGGAAAAAGTAGAAGGATTGCAATCCGAAATAAAACAATATGGCCCATTTATTATTCCTAAATTATTAGTTCACGATTTAAGAGTTGTTGGACAAAATCAATAAAAAAAAGTTGTAGAAAAATTAAATCTTTTTTAATTTTTCCCTATATCTGCTTATTGTAGATTCATTATAATCAATAGAAAAATAATCTGAAGTTAACTTTTTGTTATCATCAAATTCTTTTAATTTATCTTCCATAATCTTATCAATTTCTTTATCTAATTTTCTTATTTGATTTTCAAAAGAAAATTCTGAATTTCTCATATTAATATTAGTTTTGCGAGAAATTCTTTCAATTTCTTTATCCAGATCAAACTCTTCATTTTTAGGCATTTAAACACCTACATTTCAATAATAGGCAATTGAATCTCAGTTATGTATTCTTTTTCATCATCACAATTATGAACATTTTTTATTAAAACTTCTTTAGGTGATCCGATAATATCATAGTGATTTTCCTGAGCAATATCAACTAATTTTTCATAAGTTTCCATTATACTATCTGCAGAGCCATAATGAATACCGGATAAAACTTTGTTTGAAATCATGTCAACAACACGAATTCTATCTGTTTCATTAGCATCTTCTTTAATTGGAATGCTTACATCAAATACTGCATCCCCCTTATTGACTTGATGTCTTGGTGAGAAATAAACAATGAATGGTTCACCAGCAGTTTCGATCTCTTCAGCATCAACCCAACCCATTAACATTGAAAGGAAAATTTCTAAATCAGTAATTGGAGTTTTACAATTAATAACAGCTAATTTTTGTTCTGGAATTACTTTAACTTCACTTTCCATTTTTACACCTTTACAGTATTTTATAATATTAATTAAATAAATAAACTTCTACTTCTTCACCTTCATCTAAAAGTTCAACAGATTTTGGAACTTTTACATAACCATCAGCAGTTGAAAGTGAAAATATTGCACCTGAATCTTTAAATATTGGATGGATATCCTTTCCATCTACTTTAACAAGTTGATATTGCATTCTTCCAACAGGAGAATGAATTCTTCTAGTCATTTTGCCTTTAACAGTGTCAAGTTCAAAATCCTTATCAATACCAGCCAATTTAGTTAACGGTTCTGCAATAAATGCATTAAATATCATTAAAGCAGAAACAGGATTTCCCGGAAGACCAATGACCAATTTATCTTCAATTACTCCAATGATAGTTGGTTTACCTGGTTGAACTGAAATACCATGAATATAAACTTCACCCAATTCTTCTAAAACGCTGTTTAAAACATCTCCAAGACCTGCAGAAGTTCCACCAGAACAAATTATAATGTCCGCTTCTTTTAAAGCATCAGTTATTTTATGTTTAACTTCATCATAATTATCCCTCATAATGCCTAAAAAATGAGCGTCTGCACCACAAGAAATAGCGGCGTTTTTAATCATGCCTCCGTTAACATCATATATTTTACCGTAGGTTAATCCTTCTCCTTGAAGAGAAATTTCATTTCCAGAAGATATCACTCCCAAAATAGGTTTTTTATACACCTCAATAGTTTCAAAACCTTGTGAAAGCAATACTCCAATTTTACCGGGATTTAAGAAATCTCCTTTTTTAAGAATTAATTTACCTTCCTCAATATCAGATCCTTTACGAGCAACATCCTGTGTAGGAGTAGCAGTAGTTAATAAATTAACTTTACCATCTGATTTTTCAGCATACTCCACCATTACAACAGACTCTGCACCTTCCGGCATTGCTGCACCAGTACTAATCTCAATACATTTTCCTTTTTCAACCTTTTTATCAGTAGTTGCACCTGCCTCTAAAAAATCAATTACATCCAATGTTTTAGGAGATTCTTCAGATGCTCCAAAACTATCTTCAGCAAGTATTGCAAATCCATCTTTTAAAGCTTTATCAAAGGGTGGAAAATCCATTTTTGAATAAACATCCTCAAATAAAATTCTTCCGTATGATTCTGTAACAAGAATTTCTTCACTTTGTTGATTTAATTTTTCATCAAATAATTTTTGAATAATTTCAGTAGCTTCATCACATTCTTTAATTTTTAAAAATTCGGTACCCATAATCACCACTTATATAACATACAATAAATTAATATATAATATATTGATAAATATATAAATAATTTAATTTTATTTAAAGATATAATTTTATTATAATTTGGAGGAGAGTATTTGTCTAAACCTAATCAAAATCAACAACAAGAATATAGAAGAGTGAGAACTCCTAAAAAAGGTGAAATTCCTGGAGTAGTTGAACAAATTATGGGACACGGAAAATTAAAAGTTCGTTGTGCTGATGGAAATATGAGAATGACTAGAATCCCTGGAAAAATGAAAAAACGTATTTGGATTCGTGAAGGAGACGTGATCCTTGTAAAGCCATGGGATTTCCAATCTGATGAAAAAGCTGATGTAATTTGGAGATACACCAAAACCGAATCAAATTGGCTTGAAAGAAAAGGCTACTTAAAAATGTAGTCTATTACTTATTTTTTTGATTTTAATGGATTCGAAAATAGCTAAAGCAGATGCAAAACATGAAAAATTACATTCCCAGAAAAGAAAGAAAGATAGTTCTGATAGGAAAGTGGGGAATGAAATTTTCGATAAAATAACATTAGAAACACTATATAAATTAGCTAACCAAGGACATATCGATATTTTAAATGGTGCTATTAGCACCGGTAAAGAAGCCAATGTACTTACAGGCATTACTGATGATGGAAAATTTATAGCAGTCAAAGTTTATAGAATTGCTACATCTGATTTTAAAAAAATGGATTATTACCTTAAAGGAGATCCTAGATTTAATCTTAAAACCAAAAATAAGAGAAAAATTATTTATTCATGGGTTACAAAAGAATTTAAAAATTTAACCCGCCTTGAATCTGCAGGAGTTAAAGTACCTCACCCAATTACAAGTGCAAATAATGTATTATTAATTGAATTTATTGGAGATGAAAATGGAAATCCTGCACAACCTGTTAAGAATCAACCACCTAAAAATTCTGAAGAATTTTTCAAGAAGTTACTTATAAATCTAAAATTATTTGTAAATGAAGCAAAATTAGTGCATGGCGATTTGTCAAATTATAATATATTAAATAAAGATGAAGAGCCTGTAATTATTGATGTTTCACAATCTGTTGTTTTAGATAATCCGATTTCAAGAGAACTTCTTGAAAGAGACATTAACACACTTGTTCGTGAATATACTAAACTTGGTGTTAAAACTAGTTTTGAAGAAATTTGGGAATATGTGAATCCCCGGTAAAAGATGTTTTACTTAGATGAAAAATACTTTTCAAATGATCTCTGTTAACATTTTTTATAGAAAAACTATAAAGGTGTTAACTATGAGTAATAACGAACTGTTGAAAACCGTTGCTATAAGCTGTAACCATTCAGAAAAAACACAAAGAATATATAGATTAGAATTGACCCAATATGCTTCCTATTTTAATCAGAATCTGCATGAACTATTAGCTGAAGCAGAATAAGATGAAAACAACAACATTAAATGGAAACACCACCGTGTAAAAGCAAAATTAACAGAATACCGAAACCACCTTCTGCAAAAATATGCGTTAAACACAGTCAAAAAAAAAAACACATGACTGGCATGACTAAATTTTACAGATCCTATGACTTTGAAATACAGAAATTGCCTATGATAAATGAAAATACAATGCAAAAACCACAGCAGATTTATTTTAAGGACTTGCCGGAC from Methanobrevibacter gottschalkii DSM 11977 carries:
- a CDS encoding serine protein kinase RIO; the protein is MDSKIAKADAKHEKLHSQKRKKDSSDRKVGNEIFDKITLETLYKLANQGHIDILNGAISTGKEANVLTGITDDGKFIAVKVYRIATSDFKKMDYYLKGDPRFNLKTKNKRKIIYSWVTKEFKNLTRLESAGVKVPHPITSANNVLLIEFIGDENGNPAQPVKNQPPKNSEEFFKKLLINLKLFVNEAKLVHGDLSNYNILNKDEEPVIIDVSQSVVLDNPISRELLERDINTLVREYTKLGVKTSFEEIWEYVNPR
- a CDS encoding phosphoglycolate phosphatase, producing the protein MTIEAIAVDIDGTITDEKRQICISAIEALRKAESKGIPTIIVTGNVVNYAYATEVLIGCSGGLVAENGGVVFKEGENNNAVETLVERAFVTSAEEHLKDKLGDKFDKHASHDNMYRLTETVFYKTLDIKELEDALKDFKYLDELEIYDSGFALHITDKRVNKGTSLKYLCERNGINMENVMAIGDSQNDEDFLKQAGYKIAVANAEDKLKDISTYTCENMFGDGVAEAIEKFVL
- the hypD gene encoding hydrogenase formation protein HypD produces the protein MKSMSDKLLKKINELSTPVKIMHVCGSHEHTIMENGIRSLLPDEIEIIAGPGCPVCVVPSREIDEALELIDRGVTITTFGDMLRVPGSERSLADAKAEGGDVRVVYGINRAIEISEKEDNDVAFISAGFETTAPTTAAELLATPPENFSVLSCHRLIPPAIDFLINSGETSLNALIEPGHVCTIIGTRPFEYFSKEFGIPQAVAGFNPLDILMSVYMILRQIHNETPKIENEYTRAVREEGNTIAQEKMNQVFEVTSREWRGFPKIPNSILEIKDEFSEYNAREKYDIEVKDVNEAPKGCICGPILRGLARPEDCKLFRKTCNPLHPIGACMVSKEGTCNIAHRYSR
- the eif1A gene encoding translation initiation factor eIF-1A encodes the protein MSKPNQNQQQEYRRVRTPKKGEIPGVVEQIMGHGKLKVRCADGNMRMTRIPGKMKKRIWIREGDVILVKPWDFQSDEKADVIWRYTKTESNWLERKGYLKM
- a CDS encoding molybdenum cofactor synthesis domain-containing protein → MGTEFLKIKECDEATEIIQKLFDEKLNQQSEEILVTESYGRILFEDVYSKMDFPPFDKALKDGFAILAEDSFGASEESPKTLDVIDFLEAGATTDKKVEKGKCIEISTGAAMPEGAESVVMVEYAEKSDGKVNLLTTATPTQDVARKGSDIEEGKLILKKGDFLNPGKIGVLLSQGFETIEVYKKPILGVISSGNEISLQGEGLTYGKIYDVNGGMIKNAAISCGADAHFLGIMRDNYDEVKHKITDALKEADIIICSGGTSAGLGDVLNSVLEELGEVYIHGISVQPGKPTIIGVIEDKLVIGLPGNPVSALMIFNAFIAEPLTKLAGIDKDFELDTVKGKMTRRIHSPVGRMQYQLVKVDGKDIHPIFKDSGAIFSLSTADGYVKVPKSVELLDEGEEVEVYLFN
- a CDS encoding cytidylyltransferase domain-containing protein; protein product: MFNNNKILVVIPAKGVSKGIPRKYVRLLNNKPLIYYAINIAKSSQYVDDVVVTTDDSEIASISEKFGVSVIRRSKELSGEDIPLDAVVFNAMVQKEKSAFDEYDIVITMLPTSPLLKTQTLDNAIENFDDFSLESVISVVEDKQLFWGYDDDNKIYFPKYIERCNRKDLPSSFRETGAIIATRRGFINEISCIGENIDVIELSDEEAITVDDFKDWWIVETILQRKRIGIVVNANNEIGTRRIDNCLAFASKLVSHEFLFILDEKHKLGQNLVEKFGFNFKIYNGHDAIYNILEEFAPQIIINDVSDTTEEYMSDLKERGYFVANFDDLGVGSNLADVVFDSLYEHDLSDTNVYTGQKFHILKDEFYFQPHKVITQDVDNILIMVDGNDPKHLSEKFLEAILSTTYEMKINIIVGRGYENIEQFISNYESNPLVQIYQNVPNVSDFMFKADILVTSASKIMYDACALGVPTICVYQNDLETSHVFANSANGILNLGDVESLTKQEFVNQFLELVNNHDLRLNMHNKMKSIDLQHGYENICAVVTEEYRKFAMNK
- a CDS encoding TldD/PmbA family protein, which codes for MIYEIAQEAKKAIENNCDAYEIYIDESKSIQLDSRKEELNFAKEEIDRGVGIRVIKDNKIGFAFTSNMDKIAETAKHSIENTKLNKTDENYAFAEVEEIPSVKKVYDKKFNELDLDESIEFLKNTIDTTIDQGCDITGSGFSASEGKSLILNSNGVSIEDEGTGFSIGLSVNIQKDGKIATAYNSQSSRFFDLDGEKLAIEVCNLAKSSLDTKPIETNNYDVVLDYYAATGLLQTFMNAFNGENVMRGRSILKDKINFQIANPNLSIIDNPLLEKGMYTSKCDGEGIVSQKTDLIKDGILNSFIYDIYTANKSGVKTTSNGLRGSYLTTPMISPTNLEFKFSDMKDLSEIKNGVLTTSVLGAHTANPISGDFSVEASNAFKIENGELSEPINKAMISGNIFEIMEKVEGLQSEIKQYGPFIIPKLLVHDLRVVGQNQ
- a CDS encoding GyrI-like domain-containing protein: MESEVKVIPEQKLAVINCKTPITDLEIFLSMLMGWVDAEEIETAGEPFIVYFSPRHQVNKGDAVFDVSIPIKEDANETDRIRVVDMISNKVLSGIHYGSADSIMETYEKLVDIAQENHYDIIGSPKEVLIKNVHNCDDEKEYITEIQLPIIEM
- a CDS encoding N-acetylneuraminate synthase family protein, with the protein product MKLFNKYPFLIGEISFNYYDLAKKEELSYFRVAKLLIEKCSECGINGVNFHVGDSEYLHCKYEEDSNQTDQLSFDEYKELAEYCKKLGLVFIITPANIEIVDKLNDVVDVYKISSSDLTNLPLIDYISNKHKPILLSTAASNLREIKSAVKCIEDNSNFKIIIMHSVLSYPTKLEDANLLMIKDLSEQFKDYDVGYSDYTVSDNFMFILTTAYQYGAVVLEKYFTLDKSFEGHEFAMDEEDARIVRLSANVLSKINGYKNKQPLICESFSKRNVRKSIVAKRDIKSGEIIDNSNIDFKRPGVGISPSKVDDIIGKNANRDISKGSLIEYDMLS